GTGGACAATGAGGCACCAGCACCACGTAAGCACCACGTATGGCACGGCAGCACAACAGGAGGCGCTCCCTTGGAGCTCAGCAGGCGTACCTTCCACGCTCTCGCCGGCACGGCCGCGCTCGGCTTCGCGCTGACCGGCAGCGGGTCGCCGACCTCCGCCAACACGGCACGGAGCGTGCCCACGGGCCCGCCGCCACCGGTGCCGAGCGCGGACGGCCGGCGGCACGAGGTCGGCTTCGACCGGTACTCGCTGCTGGTCGACGGCCGCCGCCTGGTGCTCTGGTCGGGCGAGCTGCACCCCTTCCGGCTGCCGAGCCCGTCCCTGTGGCGGGACATGCTGGAGAAGATGCGTGCGCACGGCTACAACGCCGTCAGCGTGTACGTCGCCTGGAACTACCACTCCGCCGCTCCCGGCCGGTACGACTTCACCGGTGTGCGCGACCTGGACCTGTTCCTGCGCATGGCCGCCGAGACCGGTCTGTACGTGATCCTGCGGCCCGGCCCGTACATCAACGCGGAGGTCGACGCCGGCGGCTTCCCCGGCTGGCTGACCGCGACCGAGGGCACGGCCCGGACCTCCGACCCGACGTATCTGCGGTACGTCGACGAGTGGCTGTCGGCCGTCAACGCCATCGTCGCGAAGCGCCTCTTCACCCGGGGCACGGGCACGGTCCTGCTGTACCAGATCGAGAACGAGTACGACGCGCACGTCGACGAACCGACCGGGCGCGCCTACATGTCGTACCTGTACGAGAAGGTCCGCGCCGACGGCATCGACGTGCCGCTGTTCCACAACGACAAGGGGCGCAACGGGTACTGGGCGCCCGGGTCGTTCGGCACCGGCGGTGAGAAGGGGCGCTGGCTGTACGGGTTCGACGGGTATCCGGAGCCGGACCAGGTGCCGCCCGACTGGGGGCACTTCGGGACCGGCGGGGCGAAGGGCGGGGCCACGGCCAGTCCGCGCACGCCCGGGTTCGTGCCCGAGTTCGGCGGGGGCTGGTTCGACCCGTGGGGCGGGTCCTGGTTCGACGGCAAGGGGTACGCCGAGTCGCGCCGGACCCGGGACGCGGCGTACGAGCGGCGCTTCTACCTCACCAACCTCGCCAACGGCATCACGCTGCACAACGTCTACATGACGTACGGCGGCACCTCCTGGGGCTGGCTGCCCGCGCCGGTCGTCTACACGTCGTACGACTACGGCGCGGCCTTCGACGAGGCCCGCAACGCCACCCCGAAGCTCGCCCCGATGCACCAGATCGGGCAGTTGCTGCGGCACGTGCCCGACCTCGCCAAGCTGAACCGGGCGAAGGCCGTACGGGCCGCCGACGAGCGGATCAAGGTCTACCACCTGGCCAACCCCGACACCGGCGCCCACTTCTACGTCCTGCGCAACGACTCCGACGAGGCGGTCACCTCGACGCTGCCGGACGCCGGGATCGACGTGCCGGTCACGGTTCCGGCGCGGGACGCCAAGCTGATCGCCGCCGGGCTGAAGCTCGGGAAGCGGACGCTGGTGCACGCCACCGTGCAGCCCATGCTGAGCCTGACCGCCGGGCGCCAGGAGATCGCGGTGTTCGCGGGCCGGCGGGGCGATCTGGCGCAGGTCGTACTGGACTGCGCGGACGAGCCGACGCCCATGCGGCTGGACGCGGAGCCCGCGTGGTCCTGGAACCTCGGCAAGCTCAACGTCACCGCGCCGCTCGGCGCCGGCGGGCTGAGCCGGGTGCGGGTCGAGGGCGACGGTGTGGACACGCCGATGCTGCTGCTGTTCGCCGACGACGCGACGGCCCTGCGGCTGTGGCCGTACGAGACGCCGTCCGGCCCGCTCCTCGTCTACGGCCCGGCGCTGCTGCGCTCGGCCACCCTGCG
The genomic region above belongs to Streptomyces coeruleorubidus and contains:
- a CDS encoding glycoside hydrolase family 35 protein yields the protein MELSRRTFHALAGTAALGFALTGSGSPTSANTARSVPTGPPPPVPSADGRRHEVGFDRYSLLVDGRRLVLWSGELHPFRLPSPSLWRDMLEKMRAHGYNAVSVYVAWNYHSAAPGRYDFTGVRDLDLFLRMAAETGLYVILRPGPYINAEVDAGGFPGWLTATEGTARTSDPTYLRYVDEWLSAVNAIVAKRLFTRGTGTVLLYQIENEYDAHVDEPTGRAYMSYLYEKVRADGIDVPLFHNDKGRNGYWAPGSFGTGGEKGRWLYGFDGYPEPDQVPPDWGHFGTGGAKGGATASPRTPGFVPEFGGGWFDPWGGSWFDGKGYAESRRTRDAAYERRFYLTNLANGITLHNVYMTYGGTSWGWLPAPVVYTSYDYGAAFDEARNATPKLAPMHQIGQLLRHVPDLAKLNRAKAVRAADERIKVYHLANPDTGAHFYVLRNDSDEAVTSTLPDAGIDVPVTVPARDAKLIAAGLKLGKRTLVHATVQPMLSLTAGRQEIAVFAGRRGDLAQVVLDCADEPTPMRLDAEPAWSWNLGKLNVTAPLGAGGLSRVRVEGDGVDTPMLLLFADDATALRLWPYETPSGPLLVYGPALLRSATLRGSTAHLTGDTTGETGLEVWGPPGITHVTWNGRPVPTRISASGSLLALRPLPGVPRPALPALDGWRRRTENPEAEPGFDDSGWTAADKKTSFSTTPVPDGRPVLFADDYGFHYGDVWYRGEWTGEGGVEAVSLAYSTGTQGLLMAWLDGEPLGTHRMPVPDKDRARQGTWTAEAGFALPEELRKRFREDRRESGERHVLSVLVRRMQHDMDGKALDTHKAARGLTAVTFEGASPKVRWRIQGASTPDPVRGPMNNGGLYGEREGWHLPEYDDGDWKDAELPRAERRQGVTWYRTDFRLDVDPGVDASVGLVLDDDPKRAYRVQIFLNGWNMGQYINDVGPQHTFVLPNGILRTRGANTLALAVLSDGTTPSGPGDVRLTLLGAAAGGVPVKPV